A genome region from Deltaproteobacteria bacterium includes the following:
- a CDS encoding response regulator, protein MAHKVLVVDDEAQVRDILSRFLAVQGYEPITASSGDEAIALVKNESPAVILLDITMPGTDGIETCQRLREMETTRLVPIIVATAHPDCVPEALLVGADDFVDKPFDFKELSLRLETALQIAHLADETERAMLYTQLLGESLH, encoded by the coding sequence ATGGCTCACAAGGTTCTGGTTGTTGACGACGAAGCACAGGTTAGAGATATCCTCAGCAGGTTTCTTGCCGTCCAGGGCTATGAACCTATAACAGCCAGTAGCGGCGATGAAGCAATCGCCCTGGTGAAAAATGAAAGTCCAGCAGTGATCCTACTGGATATTACCATGCCCGGCACTGATGGCATTGAAACCTGTCAGCGGCTGCGTGAGATGGAGACAACGAGGCTGGTGCCGATAATCGTGGCCACCGCCCATCCAGACTGTGTCCCGGAAGCACTGCTGGTGGGAGCTGATGATTTTGTAGACAAACCCTTCGATTTCAAGGAGCTTTCACTCCGCCTGGAAACTGCCCTGCAAATTGCCCATCTCGCAGATGAGACAGAAAGAGCCATGCTCTACACCCAACTCTTGGGGGAGAGCCTGCATTAG